The proteins below are encoded in one region of Archocentrus centrarchus isolate MPI-CPG fArcCen1 chromosome 13, fArcCen1, whole genome shotgun sequence:
- the LOC115790420 gene encoding extracellular calcium-sensing receptor-like produces the protein MERSSPSLLLVWLVGRELGLRDGLLCVQMLTCSHWGRLSNQDVFQDGDVIIGGLFSLHYQPPATEHDFTQLPNYKPCTGLEYFELQYIYAVVFALEEINHNAMLLPGVKLGYRIFDSCGHPPWALQSALSLVGGDDTKCNFTNTPNSAGNIEEITDRRGGQTVPVIIGGASSISQIISYLATCPCLSDRLEYANFFRTIPSDIYQARTVAQLAIRFNWTWVGAVVANNNYGHTAIKVFQEEIQAAGVCLAFVETLQRENIISDARRAALTIQASTARVILIFTWYTDVRELFLQLGKLNVTDRQFLASEAWSTSGDLLQNPVTSKVAKGVLGVAIRSSAIPGFESYLRSLHPIYRPDDEFLRKFWEAEFGCTPGVMSVQRASLSHCNGTESLKKVQNVFTDTSQLRLTYNVYLAVYAAAHALHSLLCPIKDSPSENNSFTCSSPKHIKPSELLQHLEKVNFTTPQGEIFYFQGADIPAKYDLVNWQSTADGTLKLVLIGHVDGFALHLNESAIQWITGSNQVPISMCSELCPPGTRKAIRKGEPLCCFDCVPCAAGEISNKTGSIHCERCPLEFWSNTKRTACIPRQLDFLTFNETLGITLTTAAVTGATVTAAVFVVLLHNRHTPVVRANNSELSFLLLASLKLCFLCSLVFIGCPSDWSCRFQHAAFGISFVLSVSCLKVKTIVVLAAFRSARPGAEALIRWFGPSQQRGSVCLLTCIQIVICTIWLSLSPPVPRQNLGFQGSKVTLECAMVSVVGFCLILGYIGLLACISLILAFFARKLPDNFNEAKLITFSMLIFCAVWVAFVPAYLSSPGKYTVAVEIFAILASSYGLLLCMFAPKCFIILLRPERNTREHMMASQQK, from the exons ATGGAAAG GTCTTCCCCATCTCTGCTACTCGTGTGGCTTGTGGGAAGAGAACTGGGACTCCGGGATGGACTCCTCTGTGTTCAGATGTTGACATGTTCTCATTGGGGTAGACTGAGTAATCAGGATGTATTCCAAGATGGAGATGTAATCATCGGTggtctgttttctcttcattatcAACCTCCAGCTACAGAACATGATTTCACTCAGCTGCCAAACTACAAGCCATGCACTGG TCTAGAATATTTTGAACTGCAGTACATATATGCTGTGGTGTTTGCACTGGAGGAAATCAATCATAATGCAATGCTGCTACCAGGAGTAAAGCTGGGCTATCGTATTTTTGACAGCTGTGGGCACCCACCATGGGCTCTCCAGTCAGCACTGTCACTAGTTGGTGGAGACGACACCAAGTGCAATTTTACAAACACTCCCAATTCTGCTGGGAACATAGAAGAAATCACTGACAGAAGGG GTGGTCAAACTGTCCCTGTGATTATTGGTGGTGCTTCATCCATAAGCCAGATA atCAGCTATCTAGCCACCTGTCCTTGTCTGAGTGACAGGCTCGAGTATGCAAATTTCTTCAGAACCATCCCCAGTGATATTTACCAAGCACGTACTGTTGCTCAGCTTGCTATACGCTTCAACTGGACTTGGGTTGGGGCAGTTGTAGCAAACAATAATTATGGCCACACTGCAATAAAG GTATTTCAGGAGGAGATTCAGGCAGCAGGGGTGTGCCTGGCATTTGTAGAGACTCTCCAAAGGGAAAATATTATTAGTGATGCCAGACGAGCAGCCCTCACAATACAAGCCTCAACTGCAAGGGTGATTTTGATATTCACCTGGTATACAGATGTGAGGGAACTGTTCCTGCAACTTGGCAAACTGAAT GTGACTGATAGACAGTTTCTAGCCAGTGAGGCTTGGAGCACCAGTGGGGATCTGCTCCAAAATCCAGTAACAAGCAAAGTGGCAAAAGGTGTTCTTGGTGTTGCAATCAGAAGTTCAGCTATACCTGGATTTGAAAGCTACCTCAGAAGTTTACACCCAATTTATCGTCCAGATGATGAGTTCTTAAGAAAATTCTGGGAAGCAGAGTTTGGATGTA CTCCTGGTGTTATGTCTGTTCAGAGAGCTTCACTATCACACTGCAATGGGACAGAATCTCTGAAAAAAGTGCAGAATGTCTTTACTGACACCTCCCAGCTAAGGTTGACATACAACGTCTACCTTGCTGTTTATGCTGCAGCCCATGCCCTTCACAGCCTTCTCTGCCCCATTAAAGACAGCCCTTCTGAAAACAACAGCTTCACCTGCTCCTCTCCAAAACACATCAAGCCCAGTGAG CTTTTGCAGCACTTGGAAAAAGTGAACTTCACCACACCACAAGGTGAAatattttacttccaaggaGCTGATATTCCAGCAAAGTATGATCTTGTTAACTGGCAGAGCACAGCTGATGGGACACTAAAACTTGTTTTGATCGGTCATGTGGATGGGTTTGCTCTCCACCTTAATGAATCAGCTATTCAGTGGATCACGGGATCCAATCAG GTGCCCATTTCAATGTGCAGTGAGCTCTGCCCCCCAGGCACTAGAAAGGCCATCAGGAAAGGAGAACCTCTCTGCTGTTTTGACTGTGTCCCATGTGCTGCAGGAGAGATAAGCAATAAAACTG GCTCCATTCACTGTGAGCGTTGTCCCTTAGAGTTCTGGTCTAATACTAAACGAACTGCCTGCATCCCTCGCCAACTGGACTTTCTCACCTTTAATGAGACATTAGGAATTACcctcacaacagcagctgtgaccGGTGCcactgtgacagcagctgtcttTGTGGTGCTCCTTCACAACCGTCACACACCTGTT GTGCGGGCCAACAATTCAGAGCTGAGCTTCTTGCTTCTTGCATCACTCAAACTCTGCTTCCTGTGCTCACTGGTGTTCATTGGTTGTCCATCAGACTGGTCTTGTCGGTTCCAGCACGCAGCTTTTGGGATCAGCTTTGTgctttctgtttcctgtctcaAAGTTAAGACCATCGTAGTCCTGGCAGCTTTTCGCTCAGCTCGGCCTGGTGCTGAAGCCTTGATTAGATGGTTTGGTCCAAGCCAACAGAGAGGAAGTGTCTGCCTTCTTACATGTATACAG ATTGTCATCTGTACCATATGGCTATCCCTCAGTCCCCCTGTGCCTCGGCAAAATCTGGGTTTtcaagggtcaaaggtcaccttGGAGTGTGCCATGGTTTCTGTGGTTGGCTTCTGTCTAATTTTGGGCTACATTGGACTGCTGGCCTGCATCAGTCTCATATTAGCCTTTTTTGCCAGGAAACTTCCTGATAATTTTAATGAGGCTAAACTCATCACTTTCAGCATGTTGATTTTCTGTGCTGTTTGGGTGGCGTTTGTGCCTGCTTACCTTAGCTCTCCTGGGAAATACACTGTTGCTGTGGAAATTTTTGCCATCCTGGCTTCTAGCTATGGTTTACTTTTGTGTATGTTTGCTCCAAAGTGTTTCATCATTCTTTTGAGGCCTGAGAGGAATACCAGGGAACACATGATGGCCAgtcagcaaaaataa
- the LOC115790421 gene encoding extracellular calcium-sensing receptor-like, with amino-acid sequence MHKTGDVVLGGLFQVHFFSSVPDLSFTAEPQQPTCHGVYPLGFKLAQTMAFAINEINRNSNLLPNVTLGYTLYDNCLELGIGFRAALSLASGQEKKIILNDICAGNPPVIGVVGDSSSTNSIAISNVLGLYRVPMVSYFATCSCLSDRQKYPSFFRTIPSDAFQVRAMIQILKHFGWTWAGLLVSDDDYGLHAARSFQSELSLSGEGCLAYVEVLPWDKETNELRRIVNGMRKSTARVVIVFEHPSRMINLMEEVVRQHLTGLQWMASEAWTESAVLQTPHFMPYLGGTLGITIRRGEIAGLREFLLQIRPDLHYNSSYGNSMVNQFWEFTFQCRFAPAPAGWVEGGGALCTGQENLENVNSEYLDISNLRPEYNVYKAVYALAYSLDDMLRCKPGRGPFSGNSCATLQTLKPWQLIYYLERVNFTTSFGDQVSFDENGDVVPIYDVINWLWLPDGNTKVQYVGEVKRSAFKGEELILDEDKIFWNFESKKPPRSVCSESCPPGTHMVRKKGEPECCFDCILCSEGKITNKSNSLDCTSCPEDYWSNLQRDQCIPKKTEFLSYHDPLGICLTATSLLGTFICAVVLGIFIYHRSTPIVRANNSELSFQLLLSLKLCFLCSLLFIGRPRLWTCQLRHAAFGISFVLCVSCILVKTMVVLAVFKASKPGGGASLKWFGAMQQRGTVLVLTSVQAAICTTWLVSSSPVPHKNTQYHNDKIVYECAVGSTVGFAVLLGYIGLLAFLSFLIAFLARNLPDSFNEAKLITFSMLIFCAVWVAFVPAYISSPGNLADAVEVFAILASSFGLLITLFGPKCYIILLRPEMNTKKAIMGRGIES; translated from the exons ATGCACAAGACTGGAGATGTGGTTCTGGGTGGGCTGTTTCAAGTCCACTTCTTTTCAAGTGTTCCTGATCTGTCCTTTACCGCAGAGCCACAACAGCCTACTTGCCATGG tgtttatCCCCTAGGATTTAAGCTCGCACAAACCATGGCCTTTGCTATTAATGAGATCAACAGAAATTCCAACCTGCTCCCTAATGTGACTCTGGGATACACTCTTTATGATAACTGCCTTGAACTCGGAATTGGATTCCGTGCAGCATTGTCATTAGCCAGTGgtcaagaaaagaaaattatattaaatgatATATGTGCTGGAAATCCTCCAGTCATTGGGGTTGTGGGTGATTCTTCCTCTACAAATTCTATTGCTATCTCCAATGTCTTAGGTTTGTACAGAGTACCTATG GTGAGTTATTTTGCCACATGTTCCTGCCTGAGTGATCGTCAAAAGTATCCATCCTTCTTTAGGACGATACCATCtgatgctttccag GTACGTGCTATGATTCAGATTCTAAAACATTTCGGCTGGACTTGGGCAGGTCTGCTCGTCAGTGATGATGATTATGGACTTCATGCAGCCAGATCCTTCCAATCTGAGCTGAGTCTGTCAGGTGAAGGTTGTCTGGCTTACGTCGAGGTTTTGCCCTGGGACAAAGAGACTAATGAACTCAGGAGAATTGTGAATGGGATGAGAAAATCCACAGCTCGCGTTGTCATTGTCTTTGAACATCCTAGTCGCATGATAAACCTTATGGAAGAG GTGGTGAGGCAACATTTAACCGGCCTGCAGTGGATGGCCAGTGAAGCCTGGACAGAATCTGCTGTGCTCCAAACACCTCACTTCATGCCATACCTGGGTGGTACACTGGGCATCACCATTCGTCGAGGAGAAATAGCAGGGCTCAGGGAATTCCTGTTACAGATACGTCCTGACCTACATTACAACAGTAGTTATGGAAATAGTATG GTAAATCAGTTTTGGGAATTCACATTTCAGTGCAGATTTGCACCTGCTCCAGCAGGGTGGGTGGAAGGTGGAGGTGCACTGTGCACTGGGCAGGAAAATCTAGAAAATGTGAACAGTGAGTACTTGGACATTTCCAACCTCCGGCCTGAGTACAATGTGTACAAAGCTGTGTATGCTCTGGCATATTCCCTTGATGACATGCTGCGGTGCAAGCCAGGAAGAGGGCCTTTTAGTGGGAACAGCTGTGCCACTTTGCAAACACTGAAGCCATGGCAG cttatttattaCTTAGAAAGGGTGAACTTCACCACTTCATTTGGCGATCAAGTGTCATTTGATGAGAATGGTGATGTGGTTCCAATTTATGATGTGATCAACTGGTTGTGGCTCCCTGATGGAAACACTAAAGTTCAGTATGTGGGTGAGGTTAAGAGGTCAGCATTCAAAGGTGAAGAACTCATACTTGATGAAGACAAAATCTTCTGGAACTTTGAATCCAAAAAG CCACCTCGATCAGTATGCAGTGAGAGCTGTCCTCCAGGGACCCACATGGTGAGAAAGAAGGGGGAACCCGAATGCTGTTTTGACTGCATTCTTTGTTCAGAGGGAAAAATCACTAATAAGAGCA ACTCCTTAGACTGCACCAGTTGTCCAGAGGATTATTGGTCAAACCTCCAGCGTGACCAGTGTATTCCTAAGAAGACAGAGTTCCTCTCCTACCATGATCCTCTTGGTATATGTTTGACGGCAACCTCATTGCTGGGCACATTTATATGTGCTGTTGTTCTTGGGATCTTTATCTACCATCGCAGTACACCTATAGTGCGTGCCAACAATTCAGAACTTAGTTTCCAGCTATTACTCTCACTTAagttgtgtttcctgtgttcacTGCTGTTCATCGGACGACCCAGACTGTGGACATGCCAACTCAGGCATGCAGCATTTGGGATCAgctttgtgctttgtgtctcaTGCATCTTGGTAAAAACCATGGTTGTTCTGGCTGTGTTCAAAGCCTCCAAGCCAGGAGGGGGAGCTAGTCTGAAGTGGTTTGGTGCTATGCAGCAGAGAGGAACAGTTCTGGTTCTGACATCTGTTCAGGCAGCCATCTGCACTACCTGGCTTGTCTCATCCTCTCCAGTTCCACATAAAAACACTCAGTACCACAATGATAAGATAGTTTATGAGTGTGCAGTTGGGTCCACTGTTGGTTTTGCAGTCTTGTTGGGGTATATTGGTTTGCTGGCTTTCCTCAGTTTTCTAATTGCATTCCTGGCAAGAAATCTTCCTGATAGTTTTAATGAGGCCAAGCTCATCACATTCAGCATGCTGATCTTCTGTGCTGTGTGGGTGGCCTTTGTCCCTGCTTATATCAGCTCACCAGGAAATCTTGCAGATGCAGTGGAGGTATTTGCCATCCTGGCCTCAAGTTTTGGACTCTTGATCACATTGTTTGGACCCAAATGTTACATAATCTTGTTGAGACCAGAGATGAACACAAAGAAAGCCATTATGGGTCGTGGCATTGAGTCATAA